In one window of Branchiostoma lanceolatum isolate klBraLanc5 chromosome 15, klBraLanc5.hap2, whole genome shotgun sequence DNA:
- the LOC136420883 gene encoding uncharacterized protein, which yields MFATQKVVIDYFMLLEDVLTEANAKDRNPHVIYNADETGVDLSAKVSKVIVPRWAKRSPSRRGGSRDHVSALICVSAAGQTVPPMIIFNKSFPGGSYTEGGPANAIYAYSESGFVDDVLFEKWFTQSFVHHAHKDRPVVLIVDQHYSHFTLKVLEAAVSNNIIILGLPPHTTHFLQPLDVAIFSPLKTKWAQTLEVMQAANPHFQVTKRNFAKIFSNVYDTTISPSLIKNSFKKTGIFPLNDDAIDDRWVRMSTKESGEEIVQVPSSAATSLDSLQTPSTSTSLQTPSTSTSLQAPSPSTSLQTPSCSTASCQVCHAPCTICHPIHSPLIKRIVPPALQDLLLPISTPQSSTCNTRKRLIGRVLTHNEVMDEIRKKEAEKKEKEERKEKRKAELTQKREEKRQKEMEKSRKKEERKIEAQKKLEEMEARKRKRQEKLQASKKKRHDEEGDKENQRQPTDASSSPTVTLSRQRRAPTWLQQYETSSSPI from the exons ATGTTCGCAACCCAGAAGGTTGTGATTGATTACTTCATGCTCTTGGAGGATGTCTTGACCGAAGCAAATGCTAAAGATAGAAATCCCCATGTCATTTACAATGCCGATGAAACGGGGGTTGACCTATCCGCCAAAGTATCGAAAGTGATAGTGCCACGCTGGGCGAAAAGGTCGCCTTCACGACGAGGAGGGAGTCGGGACCACGTGTCCGCCCTCATCTGTGTGTCCGCTGCAGGTCAAACAGTCCCTCCAATGATCATATTCAACAAGAGTTTtcccgggggctcctacacagAGGGGGGACCTGCAAATGCCATCTATGCCTATTCCGAGTCGGGATTTGTTGACGACGTGCTATTTGAAAAGTGGTTCACTCAGTCGTTTGTTCACCATGCACACAAGGATCGTCCTGTCGTACTAATTGTTGACCAGCACTACAGCCACTTCACACTCAAGGTCTTGGAGGCGGCTGTCAGCAACAACATCATTATCCTTGGGTTGCCACCCCACACAACCCATTTCTTGCAGCCGCTAGATGTTGCCATTTTTTCACCATTAAAGACGAAATGGGCCCAAACCCTTGAGGTAATGCAAGCGGCCAATCCGCATTTCCAAGTGACGAAAAGGAACTTTGCGAAGATTTTCAGTAATGTATATGATACCACAATATCTCCATCCCTTATCAAAAATTCGTTCAAGAAAACGGGAATCTTTCCTCTGAATGATGATGCCATCGACGATCGCTGGGTAAGGATGTCAACGAAAGAGTCTGGAGAAGAGATTGTACAAGTGCCGTCTTCCGCTGCTACGTCCCTAGACTCACTACAGACGCCTTCCACTTCCACATCACTACAGACGCCTTCCACTTCCACATCACTACAGGCGCCTTCCCCTTCTACGTCACTACAGACGCCTTCCTGCTCTACTGCGTCCTGTCAGGTCTGCCATGCACCCTGCACTATTTGCCATCCAATTCACAGCCCTCTGATTAAACGCATTGTTCCACCAGCATTACAGGACCTGCTCCTGCCCATCTCAACACCACAATCCTCTACGTGCAATACGCGCAAACGGCTCATTGGTAGAGTTCTAACACACAATGAAGTAATGGATGAAATTAGAAAGAAAGAAGCGgaaaagaaggagaaggaagaacGCAAGGAGAAGCGAAAGGCTGAGCTCACCCAGAAGCGTGAAGAAAAACGtcaaaaagaaatggaaaaaagtCGAAAGAAGGAAGAGAGGAAAATTGAGGCGCAGAAGAAGTTGGAAGAGATGGAAGCGAGAAAGCGAAAAAGACAGGAAAAGCTGCAGGCATCTAAGAAGAAGCGACATGATGAAGAAGGGGATAAGGAGAACCAGCGGCAGCCGACCGATGCCTCATCCAGTCCTACAGTG acactgtccagacagcgaCGTGCCCCAACATGGCTGCAACAATACGAAACAAGCAGCTCTCCAATTTAG